CTTGTTTGTAGCTTTGATTTGGATAATAGTGAAGCTTTTTACTTTCCTGTGGAGTTTTTTTTGCATTATGCCTTTGTCAGGTCCATACTATTGCCTATgaaacatataatatataggATTCTCACAAGATTAGaagattataaaattatattaaggtGGATGCTGTATAACTAGTAGCTTAATGTttccaaaattataaaaaaagaaaaaagaaaaaaaacttaatGTTTTCAGATGTGCAGACAAGCAggaaaaatctttaaaatgtGGTACCAAAATGTTCCTAGTTTTATATAGTGTCCATTGCTGACACGGGAGACAACACGACTTGCAAGAAAGAATGAAAAGTTAGAACCAAGGCAGTTAAGCACTCCACTGCTATGAATTTTCTAGGTTACTACCGATACTGTGTCTTATTACTAAAGAATCAGTGACACCTTCAGAAGAAGACTAACTGTTAGTTACTTAACAATGTAGCATGCATATGCCACTTTAATTTGTTTGGAAAGTACTCTTGGTTTTAAAACTCCATATACTTTCAAGATATAATGTATTTCTCTAAATATTCTTTACAACGTCAGCTCCTAACTCTGTAATTATCTATAGTTCTTTACAACATGCACATGTCTAAATTTTGTTCGTACAACTCTTAAAAAAAACTTAACTTGCAATTCTATAGCTGTaggtcttcttttttttaatttttgaatcgAACCAGTAATAACTGTAAGGGAATGGTTCAAATCTATTAAAACGGTACtttagaaaacagaaaataggTCATGATCCTATAGCCATTACATAttctcttcaaaatttttacatTCTTATTGAACaacttattattataatattaaatccATTATACGCTAGATAACTAGTTGTAAACTTGTAATAGTTCAAATACATAACTCTTAATATAATACTGATTAACTGATTTGTTATATAGCATAACTACTTCGATTTGATGTATCTGAGAGAGACTAGTATGGTAGTACTATTGAACCTGGCCCCATAACATAACACGGTGGTTGGAACTTGAAACTTCCCACAAGATGCATAGAATCAAGGACTAAGCTAAGCGTGAGCCAGCTGCGACGACTTGAAGTCAATGCCGTCTAGGCTGAAGCTGAATTATTGGAAGGAGCAGCTCCTCATCACATCGCATCAAATTACACAAAAATTTCCACAAAAACTTCTACTCCACGTCTTGCAATCACATGGCCTGTTTTAAAGTTTTGGAAATGAAAGTAACAATAAAATTACCATGCATGCACCTCAAAGGACACCAATATTAATACAGAGCCAACAAGATAATCCCAACACAAGTATAAGTCCAACATATTAAAAAAGTACTTCAGAAAACAGAGAATAAGTCATGATCCCTAGCCATTATATATTCTCTTCAAAATTTTACATTATGGAGGACTATATAGCTTCCAACACTCTTATTTAACAATTAAAGTGCGGTTTATCTCTCAAAGAGAGCTCCTTTTTTTGtgtagaaagaaataagaagtaaaaaagaaataatcacGAGTGTCTCAAACTCTCAATCACGAATAAAAGTTGCAGAAAACCGTACTATTGCCTTGCTCGTACAAAGTTGAAACCTTCCTCAACTTGCAATTTCGTCGAGTCTTTCATGAGTTAAAAACACAAGTATGAACcattattacaaaattaaaatccaattcttaAAATCttctaatattataattttggataagccaataaattttaaaaatttctatgAGATCAAATGATTTTTCGATTTAAATTTAGTTACGGTTTTTCATTTTACATGTTTaatatattcttcaatttcaatctcaACTACCTTGCTGTTCACTACAAATTCATTTCATTGCACGCATTATTAGCTTGCAtaagaaataattattttagacTTCTTTAGTTTGTTATGTTTCTTTCATCTTTGTATAAGAAATACATAACTCTTAATACAGTACTGATGGTGACTAGTAACTAATATTAGCTTAACTACTTCGATTTGATGTATTTGAGAGAGATTAGTATGGTAGTACTATTGAACTCGGTCCCATAACATAACACGTCAGTTGAAAATTGAAACTTACCCCAAGATGCATTTATGTTGCCTGAAAGAAATAAAGTAGAATCAAGGACTAAAGTTAGTGTGAGCCAGCTGGGACGACTTGAAGTCAATGTCCTCTAGCCTCAACCTGAATTATTGGAAGGAGCAGCTCTTCATCATATCACAttatacaaaattaatgaataacttttcaatcacatGGCAAAAATTGAAGGTAACAATAGAGAAGTTAATGGCAAAAATGAAAATTACTTTGTATGCACCTTCTGAATTCCAAAATAACAATCAAGTACATCAAATTAATACAGAGCTAGCAAGACAGTCCCACAAAGGACaccaatatttaattattaggaCCTTCAGACCCCTGTATGGTTAATTATCTTTGTCTTGTTGCCAACAAATTATTGACAACTGCTTCTTCATCTTCACTGTAAGCTTTGATATACCAACACACACTTCGGTTACAAAGCCTGCAAGCGTTGCATTTTTTACTCACCTTCATATCTAAATTTCCGATCACTTGTTTAGATCATATCATGGCTGCTGAACTTGTTGGTGGAGCTTTTCTTAATGGCTTCATTAACGTTGTCTTTGACAGGCTCCTTACAACTGATGCTGTCAACAAGGTGTTTGGCAAGAAGCTTGGTTCTGACTTGGTTCAAAGGCTGAAGACTGTCCTGTTGGGTGCTGAAGGTCTTGTTGCTGATgctgagttgaagcagttcggTAATCCATCTGTGAGGAAGTGGCTCGATAGTCTCCGGGATGCTGTTTACTGTGCTGAGGACTTGCTGGACACTGTCCTCGCCAAAGCTGCCACACAAAAGGAGGAAAGTTCTTCCTGGTGGTCCCCTAGCTTCTTAGTCAACCGAGATAGGGATGACATGGTAGAGAAGATGGAAGGGGTGGTTAGAAGAATTGAGGATCttggaaaacaaaaagatttcCTTGGTCTTGAAAAGATTCCCACTGGTGGCTCATCATGGAGGACTCCAACCAGTTCTCTTGTGAGAGGGAATGTGTATGGCAGGGAGGATGACCAGAAGGCCTTAGTCCAGATGCTGAAGGACAACAATGAGCATCACCTGTCTGTGATAGCTATTGTTGGCATAGGTGGGGTTGGTAAAACTACTTTAGCCCAATGGCTGTACaacaatgaggatgagttcatgAAGGGATTTGATCTGAAAGCATGGGTTTGCGTTTCAGAGAAGTTTGAAGTTGTTGAGACTACAAGGAATGTCATAAAGCAGATCCGTGGAGGTACTTGTAGTCTCgatgattttaattcacttcaAAATGCTTTGAAAGAAGAATTGTCCAATAAGAAGTTCTTTATTGTTCTTGATGATGTTTGGAGTGATGATGGTGACAAATGGAGTAATTTTATGACCCCTTTCCAACAAAATGGAAATAAGGGAAGTATTATTCTTCTGACTACTCGAGAGGAAAATGTTGCTTTCGCAGTTCAAAATTGTCAGCCTTATTTTCTCAAGAAGTTGTCGGAGGACTATTGTTGGTCAGTGTTTGCGGAAAATGCATCTTTTCCAGAATCAAATGGGAGAGCAGCACTTGAAGAAATAGGCAGAAAGATTGTCAAGAAGTGTGATGGCTTGCCATTAGCTGCAGAAACACTTGGTCGCTTGTTACGTACTAATCATGATGTTGAGAAATGGAACAAGATACTAATGAGTGATATTTGGGAATTTTCGTTGGAGAAGAGTAAGATTATTCCAACATTACTGATAAGTTACTTCCATCTTCCTCTATATTTAAAACGTTGTTTTGTTTATTGTGCTTTATTTCCCAAGGATTATAGATTTAGGAAAGATGAATTAATCCTTTTGTGGATGGCAGAAGATCTTTTACCACCAccaaagagaggagagagtttAGAAGAAGTTGGTTGTGAGTGTTTTGATGAACTAACTTCCAGATTATTTTTCACAAAGGTTCATTATTATTTTGTGATGCATGATCTTTTGCATGACTTAGTAATATTCTTTGCTGGAGATTTCTATTGCAACTCAGAAGAACTTGGTAAAGAGGAGGAGATAAGGATTCTGACTCGGCATTTGTGTGTAGCTTTAAGTCGTTGTAGCTCAAAACTTTATAATTCTATTTCTAAAGTAGAATCTTTGAGAACATTATTATTGTTTGATGATTTCTCATCTCCCAACTGCAACATTGAAGCGGCAACATGTGAGATATTATCAAAGTGTAAATACTTGAGAGTTTTATCCTTTGATAAACTTGATGTGTGGCCTAATTCAATAGGAGAATTGATCCATCTGCGCTACTTGGATCTCTCTTGGACTGATATTAGGACATTGCCAGAGTCTTTGTGCAACTTGTGTAATTTGCAAACATTGAAGTTGCGTTGTTGTTTCAAGCTAACTTCGCTGCCTAGTGGTTTGCATAATCTTGTGAGTTTGCAGCATCTTGATATAGGAGAAACTGCTTTGGAAGAAATGCCCAGAAAAATGAGCAAATTGAATCAGTTGCACGTTTTAGGTTACTTTGTCGTCGGCAAGCACGAAGACAATGGAATCCAGGAGTTAGGAGGGCTGGTAAATCTTCATGGATCCGTTGAGATTAGGAAGCTGGAGAATATTGTTGATGTGCAAGAAGCAAAGAGGGCAAAGATAATGGATATGAAGCACATTGATGCATTATGTTTGGAATGGTCTTCAGGTGATGATTTGGTTTCAAGTACacaaaaagaaagagacattcTCGATAACTTGCAACCGCAGAATGGGTTGAAAGAGTTGATAATCCAGGGATACAAGGGTACAATATTTCCAAATTGGGTTGGGCATTGTTGCTACCAAAACATGACAAGTGTATCTCTAGAGTGTTGCAAGAATTGCTGCATGCTGCCTTCACTTGGACAGCTGCCATCTCTAAAGTCCCTGCGCATTGAAGGTTTGGATCAGCTGAGGAGTATTGGCGAGGAGTTTTACAAGAATGATGGAGATGATCATTCTTCGCATATTGCACCGTTTCCCACACTTGAGAGTTTGGAGTTTGATAACATGGCATGTTGGGAGGTGTGGCACGTATCTGAGTCAGAAACTTTTCCTCAGCTTAGGAAGCTTGAAATAAGAAATTGCCCAATGTTGAAGGAAGAGATGCTTAATCAGGTATTCTTCAGAATAATTTCTTCTTTGTTGGATGTTTCCAAAGTTCGCAAACTACGTATAGGCGACCACTTTATAAACCCGCAAACCGAGGCCATGTTTGTTGATGGGGATACTTTAACAATTAGCGGGAGTGAATCTGTGAAGGAGTCTGCATTTAAGGCAATGATCAGCATCAACCATCTACGTTGCCTCCAAGAAATACACATCTCAGGGTGTAGAAAACTAGAATTCCCCCAGCTACAGCAGCATAAGTATAATTTGGTAGAGCTACAAATACAATCCAGCTGTGATTCACTGAGCTCCTTGTCGTTGGATGTCTTTCCCAATCTCAAGAATCTCCAGATAGTATGGTGTAGGAATCTGGAATCAGTGTCAATGTCAGAGGCACCACACGCTGCTCTGGAAAATGTCACCATCGTCGGCTGCGATAAATTAGTGTCATTTGCTGTTGCTGGAGAAGGACTGGCTGCACCCAACTTGACTCATCTCAAGGTCAAATACTGCTCAAAGTTGGAGGCATTACCACGTGACATGAAGAGTCTACTCCCAAGTTTACAGTCCCTCGAGATATATGGTTGCCCAAACATTTGCAGGATACCAGAGGGTGGTTTGCCGCCTAACTTGAAATCACTTGCTGTGGGAGGTTGCGAGGAACAAGTGAGGGATCTATCATGGATGGGCAACTTGCACGCCCTCACTCATCTTACCATTGAAGGTTTAATGTGTAAGAACATAAAGTCATACCCAGAGGTGGGTTCGCTGCCTCACCTTCCCTCCCTTACCACTCTCAACATATGCTGGTTCCATAATTTGGAGACATTGGAGTGCAACGAGCTTCTCCGCCTCACCTcccttcaaaaattaataattcaaaaatgtaGGAAGCTGAAGAATATGGAAGGAAAAAAGCTGCCTCCCTCTCTA
This sequence is a window from Arachis duranensis cultivar V14167 chromosome 2, aradu.V14167.gnm2.J7QH, whole genome shotgun sequence. Protein-coding genes within it:
- the LOC107472853 gene encoding putative disease resistance protein At3g14460 isoform X6 translates to MAAELVGGAFLNGFINVVFDRLLTTDAVNKVFGKKLGSDLVQRLKTVLLGAEGLVADAELKQFGNPSVRKWLDSLRDAVYCAEDLLDTVLAKAATQKEESSSWWSPSFLVNRDRDDMVEKMEGVVRRIEDLGKQKDFLGLEKIPTGGSSWRTPTSSLVRGNVYGREDDQKALVQMLKDNNEHHLSVIAIVGIGGVGKTTLAQWLYNNEDEFMKGFDLKAWVCVSEKFEVVETTRNVIKQIRGGTCSLDDFNSLQNALKEELSNKKFFIVLDDVWSDDGDKWSNFMTPFQQNGNKGSIILLTTREENVAFAVQNCQPYFLKKLSEDYCWSVFAENASFPESNGRAALEEIGRKIVKKCDGLPLAAETLGRLLRTNHDVEKWNKILMSDIWEFSLEKSKIIPTLLISYFHLPLYLKRCFVYCALFPKDYRFRKDELILLWMAEDLLPPPKRGESLEEVGCECFDELTSRLFFTKVHYYFVMHDLLHDLVIFFAGDFYCNSEELGKEEEIRILTRHLCVALSRCSSKLYNSISKVESLRTLLLFDDFSSPNCNIEAATCEILSKCKYLRVLSFDKLDVWPNSIGELIHLRYLDLSWTDIRTLPESLCNLCNLQTLKLRCCFKLTSLPSGLHNLVSLQHLDIGETALEEMPRKMSKLNQLHVLGYFVVGKHEDNGIQELGGLVNLHGSVEIRKLENIVDVQEAKRAKIMDMKHIDALCLEWSSGDDLVSSTQKERDILDNLQPQNGLKELIIQGYKGTIFPNWVGHCCYQNMTSVSLECCKNCCMLPSLGQLPSLKSLRIEGLDQLRSIGEEFYKNDGDDHSSHIAPFPTLESLEFDNMACWEVWHVSESETFPQLRKLEIRNCPMLKEEMLNQVFFRIISSLLDVSKVRKLRIGDHFINPQTEAMFVDGDTLTISGSESVKESAFKAMISINHLRCLQEIHISGCRKLEFPQLQQHKYNLVELQIQSSCDSLSSLSLDVFPNLKNLQIVWCRNLESVSMSEAPHAALENVTIVGCDKLVSFAVAGEGLAAPNLTHLKVKYCSKLEALPRDMKSLLPSLQSLEIYGCPNICRIPEGGLPPNLKSLAVGGCEEQVRDLSWMGNLHALTHLTIEGLMCKNIKSYPEEAEEYGRKKAASLSIATQN
- the LOC107472853 gene encoding putative disease resistance protein At3g14460 isoform X4 is translated as MAGALVGGAFLSGFINVVFDRFLTTDAVNLVLGKKLGPELVERLKTALLGAEGLVADAELKQFGNPSVRKWLDSLRDAVYCAEDLLDTVLAKAATQKEESSSWWSPSFLVNRDRDDMVEKMEGVVRRIEDLGKQKDFLGLEKIPTGGSSWRTPTSSLVRGNVYGREDDQKALVQMLKDNNEHHLSVIAIVGIGGVGKTTLAQWLYNNEDEFMKGFDLKAWVCVSEKFEVVETTRNVIKQIRGGTCSLDDFNSLQNALKEELSNKKFFIVLDDVWSDDGDKWSNFMTPFQQNGNKGSIILLTTREENVAFAVQNCQPYFLKKLSEDYCWSVFAENASFPESNGRAALEEIGRKIVKKCDGLPLAAETLGRLLRTNHDVEKWNKILMSDIWEFSLEKSKIIPTLLISYFHLPLYLKRCFVYCALFPKDYRFRKDELILLWMAEDLLPPPKRGESLEEVGCECFDELTSRLFFTKVHYYFVMHDLLHDLVIFFAGDFYCNSEELGKEEEIRILTRHLCVALSRCSSKLYNSISKVESLRTLLLFDDFSSPNCNIEAATCEILSKCKYLRVLSFDKLDVWPNSIGELIHLRYLDLSWTDIRTLPESLCNLCNLQTLKLRCCFKLTSLPSGLHNLVSLQHLDIGETALEEMPRKMSKLNQLHVLGYFVVGKHEDNGIQELGGLVNLHGSVEIRKLENIVDVQEAKRAKIMDMKHIDALCLEWSSGDDLVSSTQKERDILDNLQPQNGLKELIIQGYKGTIFPNWVGHCCYQNMTSVSLECCKNCCMLPSLGQLPSLKSLRIEGLDQLRSIGEEFYKNDGDDHSSHIAPFPTLESLEFDNMACWEVWHVSESETFPQLRKLEIRNCPMLKEEMLNQVFFRIISSLLDVSKVRKLRIGDHFINPQTEAMFVDGDTLTISGSESVKESAFKAMISINHLRCLQEIHISGCRKLEFPQLQQHKYNLVELQIQSSCDSLSSLSLDVFPNLKNLQIVWCRNLESVSMSEAPHAALENVTIVGCDKLVSFAVAGEGLAAPNLTHLKVKYCSKLEALPRDMKSLLPSLQSLEIYGCPNICRIPEGGLPPNLKSLAVGGCEEQVRDLSWMGNLHALTHLTIEGLMCKNIKSYPEVGSLPHLPSLTTLEICWFYNLETLECNELLRLTSLQQLHIHWCPKLENMEGEKLPPSLLLLDVYRCGLLGEHCKNKHQLIWPKISHIPTIQVKNFSDTDSDDISVPSIW
- the LOC107472853 gene encoding putative disease resistance protein At3g14460 isoform X5 — its product is MAAELVGGAFLNGFINVVFDRLLTTDAVNKVFGKKLGSDLVQRLKTVLLGAEGLVADAELKQFGNPSVRKWLDSLRDAVYCAEDLLDTVLAKAATQKEESSSWWSPSFLVNRDRDDMVEKMEGVVRRIEDLGKQKDFLGLEKIPTGGSSWRTPTSSLVRGNVYGREDDQKALVQMLKDNNEHHLSVIAIVGIGGVGKTTLAQWLYNNEDEFMKGFDLKAWVCVSEKFEVVETTRNVIKQIRGGTCSLDDFNSLQNALKEELSNKKFFIVLDDVWSDDGDKWSNFMTPFQQNGNKGSIILLTTREENVAFAVQNCQPYFLKKLSEDYCWSVFAENASFPESNGRAALEEIGRKIVKKCDGLPLAAETLGRLLRTNHDVEKWNKILMSDIWEFSLEKSKIIPTLLISYFHLPLYLKRCFVYCALFPKDYRFRKDELILLWMAEDLLPPPKRGESLEEVGCECFDELTSRLFFTKVHYYFVMHDLLHDLVIFFAGDFYCNSEELGKEEEIRILTRHLCVALSRCSSKLYNSISKVESLRTLLLFDDFSSPNCNIEAATCEILSKCKYLRVLSFDKLDVWPNSIGELIHLRYLDLSWTDIRTLPESLCNLCNLQTLKLRCCFKLTSLPSGLHNLVSLQHLDIGETALEEMPRKMSKLNQLHVLGYFVVGKHEDNGIQELGGLVNLHGSVEIRKLENIVDVQEAKRAKIMDMKHIDALCLEWSSGDDLVSSTQKERDILDNLQPQNGLKELIIQGYKGTIFPNWVGHCCYQNMTSVSLECCKNCCMLPSLGQLPSLKSLRIEGLDQLRSIGEEFYKNDGDDHSSHIAPFPTLESLEFDNMACWEVWHVSESETFPQLRKLEIRNCPMLKEEMLNQVFFRIISSLLDVSKVRKLRIGDHFINPQTEAMFVDGDTLTISGSESVKESAFKAMISINHLRCLQEIHISGCRKLEFPQLQQHKYNLVELQIQSSCDSLSSLSLDVFPNLKNLQIVWCRNLESVSMSEAPHAALENVTIVGCDKLVSFAVAGEGLAAPNLTHLKVKYCSKLEALPRDMKSLLPSLQSLEIYGCPNICRIPEGGLPPNLKSLAVGGCEEQVRDLSWMGNLHALTHLTIEGLMCKNIKSYPEVGSLPHLPSLTTLNICWFHNLETLECNELLRLTSLQKLIIQKCRKLKNMEGKKLPPSLLLLKIEGCHLGGLCKNKHQQIWPKISQIPTIKVNRKKIS